The Spartinivicinus poritis genome window below encodes:
- a CDS encoding contractile injection system tape measure protein, which translates to MMAIEVQQAQLNLVFDHEFQHQAIREQLTQQFHRALQKFDTGELDPALVADEGLFSIDRIEVDLGEISWENLEQQFSELLLKQLKQALLKALEGYQSPHVEGALFKASTAPLVVPSDAKKTIPTTNVGTGLGESKQVLSKLTQQLVALLSQLMAVSQLPLAAISLLKQWVLIERKVTTVPIPNRQARFKQLVALVKQDQPDHRCKQWQLALLHEIAQAPVFSLPSCWLSLARACQNQVQTSSDRISLANAWRSLLVTLQLAGVSTPGLASWLKPRRKRWYRRIQRLAEGQGDFQSRWLEQVNVSVSCYQLLVFQLQRFQRLQQTLEASGPDVELKYWQNIQQKIQADMPQPPSILAAFWVTLEAFASSEIVPSSPNTGSEPVYLQRQVLKRLDRVIDQLQRAIDQLTKQLLQRLSESQYNFIESLRQPFLQAQVKQWLSDMLLNLVTSNTETGNQVISKKLIKSAANPVFLNQKSTFDDIEPIVDHVQAVLDEPTHPMADQVVDSFGGKKESLPSGPDAETAQAEQALPLANLLQTLGQVSQQADELTEQLHQSGGLSQAKRANPSQSSVLLGQSRQLVDVANGIEPANSHPWYTERAGIVLLWPMMPALVSDLLTENNQQFLTPLSQRQAWFRLWLAAHPEYWVEWLDESDRKQREQEPISANVIGELLDQAAAELDSLFTLLVGLDPEDSWASEEGREGGLASINHAERAFDATDWNTELAAIHLWLKRFIQQWPALKHTSPMGLSHLFFDRDGVVTRQETGWQITVSPKAQDVLLQALPWPKSIIRLPWMSGLINIHWD; encoded by the coding sequence ATGATGGCCATTGAGGTTCAGCAAGCCCAGCTGAACTTGGTGTTTGATCATGAGTTTCAACATCAAGCAATTCGAGAGCAGCTCACCCAGCAGTTTCATCGTGCTTTACAGAAGTTTGATACCGGTGAGTTGGACCCTGCGTTAGTAGCAGATGAGGGCCTATTCTCTATTGACAGGATTGAGGTGGATTTAGGTGAGATTAGCTGGGAAAACCTGGAGCAGCAGTTTTCTGAGCTGCTATTGAAGCAGTTAAAGCAGGCGTTGCTTAAAGCGTTAGAGGGGTATCAAAGCCCCCATGTTGAAGGCGCTTTATTTAAAGCATCTACAGCCCCGTTGGTTGTACCAAGTGATGCTAAAAAAACGATACCGACCACTAATGTTGGCACAGGGTTGGGTGAGAGCAAGCAGGTCCTCAGTAAGTTGACTCAGCAGCTAGTGGCTTTACTGAGTCAGCTAATGGCAGTTTCACAATTACCGCTAGCGGCTATTAGTTTGCTTAAGCAGTGGGTGCTCATTGAGAGAAAAGTTACCACTGTACCAATACCAAATAGGCAAGCTCGTTTTAAGCAGTTAGTGGCTTTAGTCAAGCAGGATCAGCCAGATCATCGGTGCAAGCAATGGCAGCTAGCATTACTCCATGAGATTGCTCAAGCCCCTGTTTTTTCACTGCCTTCCTGTTGGTTGTCGTTAGCCAGGGCTTGTCAAAACCAGGTGCAAACCAGTAGCGATCGGATCAGCTTGGCAAACGCTTGGCGCTCGTTGCTAGTGACATTGCAGCTGGCTGGAGTATCGACACCAGGCTTAGCCAGTTGGTTAAAACCTCGGCGCAAACGATGGTATCGACGCATTCAGCGATTAGCAGAGGGACAAGGGGACTTTCAGTCTAGGTGGCTGGAGCAGGTCAATGTCTCTGTCAGTTGCTATCAGCTGCTGGTGTTTCAGTTGCAGCGATTTCAACGGTTACAACAAACCTTAGAGGCCAGCGGCCCTGATGTTGAGTTGAAGTATTGGCAAAATATACAGCAGAAAATTCAGGCAGATATGCCTCAGCCACCATCGATATTAGCAGCGTTTTGGGTAACGCTTGAGGCCTTTGCCAGTTCTGAAATAGTCCCCAGCTCTCCTAATACAGGCAGTGAGCCTGTTTACCTGCAGCGGCAAGTATTGAAGCGACTGGATCGGGTGATTGATCAGCTTCAGCGAGCGATTGATCAGCTAACCAAACAGCTCCTTCAGCGATTGAGCGAATCCCAATACAATTTTATTGAAAGTTTACGCCAGCCATTTTTACAAGCTCAGGTGAAGCAATGGCTATCTGATATGTTACTGAATCTAGTAACCAGTAATACCGAAACTGGTAATCAGGTCATCTCTAAAAAATTAATAAAATCAGCAGCTAATCCAGTATTCCTCAATCAAAAATCAACTTTTGATGACATTGAGCCGATTGTAGATCATGTTCAAGCGGTATTGGATGAACCAACTCATCCAATGGCTGATCAAGTTGTGGATTCGTTTGGTGGGAAAAAGGAGTCATTGCCCAGTGGCCCGGACGCTGAAACTGCACAAGCTGAGCAGGCGCTACCCTTAGCTAACCTATTGCAAACGTTAGGGCAGGTAAGCCAGCAGGCTGATGAACTTACGGAGCAGTTACATCAGTCTGGGGGGCTAAGCCAGGCTAAGAGGGCTAACCCAAGTCAAAGCTCAGTGTTACTGGGTCAGTCTCGTCAATTAGTTGATGTTGCTAATGGGATTGAACCTGCTAATAGTCATCCTTGGTATACAGAGCGTGCGGGTATTGTACTGTTATGGCCGATGATGCCTGCCTTAGTGAGTGATTTGCTAACTGAGAATAATCAACAGTTTTTGACACCATTATCTCAACGACAGGCGTGGTTTCGATTATGGCTCGCGGCTCATCCAGAGTACTGGGTTGAATGGCTGGACGAGAGTGATAGAAAGCAGAGAGAACAGGAGCCCATCAGTGCCAACGTTATTGGCGAACTGCTAGATCAAGCGGCAGCTGAATTAGACTCACTATTTACGTTATTGGTGGGGTTAGACCCTGAAGATAGTTGGGCAAGTGAAGAGGGCAGAGAAGGAGGTTTGGCATCGATCAATCACGCTGAAAGGGCCTTCGACGCAACCGATTGGAATACCGAGTTAGCAGCTATCCATCTGTGGCTAAAGCGGTTTATTCAACAGTGGCCAGCCTTGAAGCACACCTCTCCAATGGGGCTGAGCCACTTATTTTTTGATCGGGATGGGGTAGTGACTCGCCAAGAAACTGGCTGGCAAATTACTGTGTCACCCAAGGCCCAAGATGTGTTGTTACAAGCATTACCTTGGCCAAAATCAATCATACGACTGCCGTGGATGAGTGGATTAATTAATATTCATTGGGACTAG